The nucleotide window TTTTGGTTCAAGTGGTTTTCACGAACCCAATACGAACCTCAAGTGGGACGACCACCCATCACTCAAGCAAGTCACTACCTTATTTATATTGAAGAACCTCTTCGAGTTAACGCTCGAAGAGGTTTTTTCATGCGCGCTACGGCAACAAAGAGACCAGTCAGACGCAAATTTCTAACTGGTTTGGATTACACTTCGATCTTTCTCGATCAACATACATACCCAACCGAATCCCGCCGCTCTCCAAGCCCTTTTGGTATTTGCTCTCTATTAGGAGACCAGTTGTCTTGAGCAAACCTAGAGAGTGTGACGAGCCCAACAAAACACTACCAAGGGCCGCTCCTTACTTTATGCTTTCGGTGAGAAACGAAATCTTGCGATCGTTCGCCACTTTCTTTCCTGGCGTACAGCGACCGTTTTCGACCTGCGTTTCCAGCAGTTGGATCAATTGCTGCACTTTTTGGGGATTTGCCTCGACAAGGTTTTCCTGCTCTGCCGGATCGCTGGCCAGGTTAAAGAGTTGCATTGCAGGCAAACTTTGTTTGATGGCCGCTGGCTCTCTTGGCTCGCTCCATCCGCCACTACCGTGAGCCAGACATAGCTTCCAGTCACCCTGTCGAACGGCAAAGTGCCCGGAGATCGAATGGCTGACCAGCGAGTCACGTCCGGTCGTCTCTTCTCCATCGAATGCAGGCACCAGACTGAAACCATCTTCGCCCCCCAGAGGTTTTCTAGGCTGGTTGGTAACTTCCTCCAGAGTAGAGTAAATGTCGGTCAAACATGCCAAGGCGTTGGTCTTGCGCCCCTTTGGAATGTGTCCTGGCCATCGGACGATCAGGGGAACCCGATGTCCACCTTCGTAGATGTCGGCTTTGTGGCCGCGAAAGCCGGCGCTAGGGTCGTGCCCTTTTTCCAAAAGAAGCGGGAAGTTGGCTTGAGGGGAACAGCCATTATCGCTGGTAAAGAAAACCAATGTATTCTCGTCAAGCTGATTGGCTTTCAATGCTGCGAACAGTTCTCCCATATGATGATCGACCTGCATGACAAAGTCGCCATATGGGTTCAATCCACTGGCATCCTTGAAAGGCGCGATCGGCACAATGGGTGTGTGCGGAGCTGGCAGCGGCAAGTACAGAAAGAAGGGCTGACCTGTGTGCTCAGGCTTGGCTCGCTCGTTGACGTAAGCAATCGACTTGGCAAACAGATGGGGAAGAACTTGCTCGATTTCAAAGTCAGGGCCGATCGGTCCTTTGCGATACCAGCCGTAACGATCTTCCTGTGCCGTCACTCCTTCTTCTCGCTGGGGAACGGCAGTGACGCGTCCCGTATCGACCCAAACGTACGGAGGCATATCTAGCGAACCACAATGGCCGTAGTACTGATCGAAGCCGTTAATATCTGGCCCGTTGGTAACGGGTTTGGTGAAGTCGATCTTGCCGTTTTCTTTGTGCCAGTCCCAACCAAGATGCCACTTGCCGATCATGGCCGTGTGGTAGCCGGCGGCTTTCATCAAATGACCGAGAGTTGGGCGATCGGCAGGAATCAGATGTTCACTCGTTCCACTCAAAACCCCCTTTGCAAGACGCGAACGCCAGTTGTAACGACCAGTCAAAAGGCCGTAACGCGTCGGGGTACAAACCGAACTAGGTGTATGGGCATCCAAGAACGTCAGCCCCTCAGCAGCCATCCGATCTAGGCTAGGTGTCTTGATCTGGCAATTAGGATTGGTCGCCGAGATATCGCCGATCCCTAAATCGTCGGCCATCACAACAATAACGTTCGGCAAGTTGGGTTTATTTTGCCCGTCAGCAATTCCAAGCGTTGTAAAAAGCAACAAGATGCCTAACGAGACGATGGATAGTTTTAGGCGTTCCATGATCCAAGCGAAAGTCAGAAGGGAAGGGGGGAAGAAAAGAGACCGGAGCTTTCTATCTTAACGTCGCGCAGATCAGGATACATCCCTCGTCAAGTGATCGACGTCAATTCACTATTGCTCTCGATAGGGTCGGAATACTGCTGCACAAAGCTCACGAAATCTTCCTTGCAAGATTCAAAGGCCCGCACGACTTCTGGGTCGAAATGCTTTCCACTTCCTTCGCGAATGATTTCTTCCGCGTAATCCGTACTAAATGCATCCTTGTAGATGCGTCGGGTTGTCAAAGCATCGTACACGTCGGCCACTGCCACAATGCGTGCAGCAAGGGGGATTTCCAGGCCGCTTAAACCGTAAGGGTAACCGCTGCCATCCCATTTCTCGTGGTGAGCCACCGCAATGTCTCTGGCCATTTGCAGGAACTTGGCCTTGGGGAATTGCTTGAGCGCTGCATCCAGTGTCTCCGCGCCGAGGATCGTGTGCTTCTTCATGATCTCGAACTCATCCTTGGTCAGCTTCCCCGGCTTGAGCAAGACGCCATCGGGAATACCGACTTTGCCGATATCGTGAAGAGGGCTCGTTTGATAAATCAGTCGGACGAATTCACCATCGATTACCTGAGCAAACCCAGGCAGCGTCGACATCTCTCGCGCTAATCGGCGCGAGTATTGCCGCACGCGTTCCAAATGCTGGCCCGTTTCCGTGTCACGTGATTCTGCCAGGCGTGCGAGCGAGAAAATAACCAAGTCGCGGGTTTCCAGTCCAATCAAGCGAACGCCGGCATTAATCCGCGCCAAGAGCTCCGGTGGGTTGAAGGGCTTGACCATAAAGTCGTCCGCACCTGATGCCATGCCCTCGACGATTTCATCATTTCGCCCGCGACTGGTCAGCAAGATGCTGTAGATATAATGCTCGGTGAAACGCCCCCGGATCTCGCGACACAGTTCCAGGCCGTTCATCATTGGCATTTCCCAGTCGGTCACGACGATCTGAATTTCATTCTCCTCGAGAATCTTGACCGCTTCGACACCGTTGATCGCGGTGTGTACCAGGAAGCCTTCCCGAGTCAAATAACTCTCGATCATATCGAGCGCTATGTCGTCATCATCGACCACTAAAATGCTAGTGCGAGTATCCACGCTCATCGCTCTCCTTCCTCACGATTCGCTTCGTTCAACAAGTGAGAAATGGCTGCTTCGCACGTGTCGAACTTTTGACTGAGCTCTTGCAACAAGAGTTCATAACCTTCTGGCTGCTGCTCTCTGGCAGCTAACTCAATGGTTCCAGCAACCTGGGAAACTGGCTGAGCGGCAACATTCGCGGCCATTCCCTTGAGGGAGTGGGCCACCTGGATTACCTGTTCCATGTTTTGATCACGAACATGCTGCTCAAGTAACGTGATCTCCGACTTGGCTTTGACGGCAAACTTCTGTAGAACACGCTGGATCAGTCCATCGTCATTACCGCACCGCTCGCGCAGTTCAGCAAGCGAAATCTGCTCTTCATGCTCGGTGGCCGGCTCGTCTGAATTCACATACGGACTGGCGACCGCCGAAGTTTCTTCTACGACGATCGACTTTCGCTGATCAAGCTGCCGCAGGATGGTTTGAATCAGTTGCTGACGATTGACAGGCTTCATCACGTAATCGTCCATGCCCGAAGCGAGACAGCGTTCTTGATCCCCTTTGATGGCTTGGGCGGTGAGAGCCACAATCGGCAAATCGTGTAGTTGTGCATGAGTCACCGATGCCATTTGACGAATCTTGCGAGTCGCCTCGAAGCCGTCCATCTCGGGCATTTCGCAGTCCATCAAAATCAGATCGACGCCCGATTCACTCACCTTATCGACTGCTTCTCGTCCGTTTTCAGCTAACATGACTCGAAAGCCTTCGGCCTGGAGAATCTCGTGGGCAACAAGCCGATTGATTTCATTGTCATCCACCACAAGTATCATGGCATCCTGATGACGCCGATCGTTGAGCGGCTTCTGTTCCGCTTCCAAGCGAGCTTGCATCTCGCTAGAACGCCGACCGCCAGACAGCGAGACCAGCGTATCGAGTAGTCGTGACTGGCGGATTGGCTTGGTCAGGCACGTCATCTCTAATCGCTTGAGCTCTTCATTGGAAATATTGCGATCGTAGGACGTAAGCATCAACAACTTGGTATCGCGATACTCTTCGTGCTGATAGATTCGGTCAGCCAGCGTCAAACCATCCATCTCTGGCATGATGTGGTCAAGAATGGCCAGTTGGAATGGTGTGTTTCTGTCCGCTGCTTCCTTCATCAGATCAAGCGCTCGCATTCCACTGCTAGCCGTGGTCGCTTCGACGCCCCACGATTGAAGCTGCTCTTTGAGCACCTGCAGATTCATGTGATTGTCGTCGACCGCCAGAACACGCAGGCCCTGAACATTTGGAATCACGTCGCAAGTCGATCGCTGGGTGCTTTGCAA belongs to Blastopirellula marina and includes:
- a CDS encoding sulfatase family protein, encoding MPNVIVVMADDLGIGDISATNPNCQIKTPSLDRMAAEGLTFLDAHTPSSVCTPTRYGLLTGRYNWRSRLAKGVLSGTSEHLIPADRPTLGHLMKAAGYHTAMIGKWHLGWDWHKENGKIDFTKPVTNGPDINGFDQYYGHCGSLDMPPYVWVDTGRVTAVPQREEGVTAQEDRYGWYRKGPIGPDFEIEQVLPHLFAKSIAYVNERAKPEHTGQPFFLYLPLPAPHTPIVPIAPFKDASGLNPYGDFVMQVDHHMGELFAALKANQLDENTLVFFTSDNGCSPQANFPLLLEKGHDPSAGFRGHKADIYEGGHRVPLIVRWPGHIPKGRKTNALACLTDIYSTLEEVTNQPRKPLGGEDGFSLVPAFDGEETTGRDSLVSHSISGHFAVRQGDWKLCLAHGSGGWSEPREPAAIKQSLPAMQLFNLASDPAEQENLVEANPQKVQQLIQLLETQVENGRCTPGKKVANDRKISFLTESIK
- a CDS encoding HD-GYP domain-containing protein; this encodes MDTRTSILVVDDDDIALDMIESYLTREGFLVHTAINGVEAVKILEENEIQIVVTDWEMPMMNGLELCREIRGRFTEHYIYSILLTSRGRNDEIVEGMASGADDFMVKPFNPPELLARINAGVRLIGLETRDLVIFSLARLAESRDTETGQHLERVRQYSRRLAREMSTLPGFAQVIDGEFVRLIYQTSPLHDIGKVGIPDGVLLKPGKLTKDEFEIMKKHTILGAETLDAALKQFPKAKFLQMARDIAVAHHEKWDGSGYPYGLSGLEIPLAARIVAVADVYDALTTRRIYKDAFSTDYAEEIIREGSGKHFDPEVVRAFESCKEDFVSFVQQYSDPIESNSELTSIT